One genomic segment of Arachis duranensis cultivar V14167 chromosome 4, aradu.V14167.gnm2.J7QH, whole genome shotgun sequence includes these proteins:
- the LOC107483990 gene encoding 40S ribosomal protein S17-4, whose translation MGRVRTKTVKKSSRQVIERYYSRMTLDFHTNKKVLEEVALIPSKRLRNKIAGFSTHLMKRIQKGPVRGISLKLQEEERERRMDFVPDVSAIDIQHIEVDKETIDMLQSLGMSDVPGITQVDPVPVQQIPFGRPGAGFGGAQRRY comes from the coding sequence atggGGCGCGTGAGAACCAAGACGGTGAAAAAATCTTCTCGCCAGGTTATCGAGAGGTACTACTCTCGCATGACCCTTGACTTCCATACCAACAAGAAGGTTCTAGAAGAAGTCGCACTCATTCCTTCCAAGAGGCTCCGCAACAAGATCGCAGGCTTCTCCACTCACCTCATGAAGCGGATTCAGAAGGGACCGGTCAGAGGCATCTCCCTCAAGCTTCAAGAAGAGGAGAGGGAGCGTCGCATGGACTTCGTTCCTGATGTGTCCGCCATTGACATTCAACACATCGAGGTCGATAAGGAGACAATCGACATGCTTCAGTCTCTAGGTATGTCTGACGTCCCTGGAATCACTCAGGTCGATCCTGTTCCTGTTCAGCAGATCCCGTTTGGCCGCCCTGGCGCTGGATTCGGCGGTGCTCAGAGGAGGTActga